GATCAATGAACAATGCCAACTTGGTTTTGAGGAGAAGCCGGCACACTAAATCTCTAAATCTTCCCGACAAGGACAGACAAAATGTAACTGATAAGGGCATACTATGCAGGATTTACATAAAAATCAATGTATTGGCTCATTCAAAAGATATCTCATTTCTGCATCCACCCACGCCACACACAAGATACCACGCCAAGGCTGGCGGCAGCAATTGGCTGGGGGTGGGCTCAGCCCACCCAAATGTGCGTCTTGCACACCCAATCAAAAgttaagaaaatgtgtttagccAATGGGAAAAATTGCACAGGAAATACCAGTAACATTTCTAACTTCTGATTGGGTTGGCAGCCTAAAGCCCGCCTCCAAAGTCGCCCACTGCCCACGGCCGTCTTCTCATCGATATAttgctctgaagcagacctgtccgtcgctttgtgtccactctctctgtaaaaataGAGATGAGCAGCGCGGCTTCCGCAGTCAGTGTTGCAGCTCCAGTTGATTATAATGGActcacttctgtgtgtgtgtgtgtgtgtgtgtctgctgcatACATGTCGGGCTGCGTCTGAACTACTGTTTCGGTTTTTCACCTCCGATGAAGAGCAGTGCTCAGCCGCTTCCCTAAACTTTGTCTCATCCAGAGACCCTGGCGGGGATCTGTGTCTGTTAGACGGTGTGGATAAGATACTGCCATATGAGCAGAGCAAcaacgtaatgcacagcagactataggGCAGATGGATTATTTCTTAAGATATTGTGACTTAAGATAGTGTGACTTTATTCTcgtaatatgactttttttctcaaaataagaTTGGATGAGTTACCTTTTGAATGTGCAGGAATGAGTGTTGAagataaaaagttaaaacccggctgttttgaaaacaatgtttaatggggcctgcagctaaatgtAATCAAGTACACCAATACAGCATTTGAGTGTCTCAcctaaaacctagcttctaaagaattaattaggtcatggctgacatttagcatactgtaggagactcattgtccccacaggaaaggtaactgttgagctagacgtgattagaacaaaggaaatgcatattactGGGGAATCAACACTTCCATGATAATCAACCTTAGTCTATGACCTGTAGTAAACCtaaattcagaggtgtgtccttatcctGAGAGACAGGAATAAATGTGGGAGCAGGAGAAAGATTCGGCACTTCGatctgtgaccccgacaggggaagcacgttggagtccgctgtttacagcgtattgtttgtcatgtcacatgactgttcttctgtgactccgcaaggagaagcatgagatcagtccgctgtcagctgcagtgttttcatgttttatgtttgattgtgttttgtcttgtcgttttcatgcagtttcattaaaccttttagttaactttcaattcgaccacagcctctcctttctcctccagaaatcgaagaacacgtcttttagagattTCTTAACATGAGGAGCCATAATAGTTTACTAAAACTATGTTACAGTGAACACTCGCTAACAGGCCAAATTCCTACCTGCACTAAATTTACAGatgttttatatatactgtatataaatataccATAAACAAGGACCCTTTATACATTCACACAAGTCTCAGCACGCCCAGATAGGGCAGCATTCACACTTCCCTTCTAGAACACCCTGagcttaattaaaataaataaattacacaaaTGAGCATTTGTTTCCAATTAGTTTGAGTAACATTGAGAGCCCtttttgtattatatattaatgTGTGTTAGGAAACAGGTCTCAAATGCTCAATCTTTGACACGTTAAAGACCTGCACACACTGTGACAGCAAATTATGACATGCTTCAACTTTGAAACTGTCCTTAGTGATTATATGAgacaaatgtaatttaaacGAGACTCAGAAATAAAGTAGGCCTAGAGCACTtaagaaaacacagaaatacaatcggaataaacagcagaattttaagatttttatttattcagcttTTATCAGTAACATCAACATATTCTTGATAATTAACATTAAAAGTAGGTTTCAGAATAATAATAGCACTCAGAACAAAAACACGCATCAGGATGAGCTGTAAAGCTGTGAAATGGTCTAtaggcaacattaaaaaaaaaggaaaatgatcCTGCAAGAAACTGTATGAGGCAAGAGACAAGTGAAAAGACTATTTTActgaattatatttttatactttGCTTGCTAAACTTTCTCAGTCATTGGTTGAAAGGATGGGGACCGGGGTGTGAGCAGCAGTATGATGGCCATGCAAAGATGAGAGAAAAGCTGAGTGGTGATGCTGCCGTCTCCACCAGTTAGGAGAGCATGACCAAAGAGACCAGCGGTGCCACCAGGAGCAGAAGGCCAGCACTTGTGCTGCTGGcgctgttgcagaagttcccctGACAGCAGTTAATATCTGTCCCAAGGGCTCCTGCAGTCTGTGTAGTTTGCGTTGAGCAAATGGTCTTGGAGGCACAACCCTTCATGGTCAAAGTTTGACCTCCTGCATTCACTGGGAGAATGAAAATAATGTTAGGGTGAGAACTTAATGTTTTAGTACATCCATTCAAACAGCGTTAGATGTTTAATGCTGTAGGCCGGTACCTGTTGTTGAGATGCAGTAGTCCTCATTCCCCTCACAGTTTAGAGTGTTGGTGCACTGTTGTCCATCGCAGGAGAAGCACATTTTACCATTTGGATTGGATTTGCTGGGATCTGTAACAAAAAACATCTATTGTTCATATTGTTTGGGGATGTAGAGGGGGGATTGAGTGGTGGCTTGAATGCACTTTTCTCATTCAGTTCCTTTTTCAAAGCTTTCTATGTCCAACAGTCTAATGGACACTCCCTACTGATTTACACGATATAAAAAAGATTAACATTCATTGTTCATATTGTTTGTGGATGTAGTAATTCAGATATACAAAATGCAAAGATGTATGCTATTTGTTTGCTTAATAtctaattataatataataatataataattagatTGTTGTTGTGTTTACATTAAGCTATGATTGGCCTATAGCTAATAAATCAAGATTGACTTTAACCTGGAAATTCAgtgggtctctctctctttctctctctctctctctctctctctctctctctcaaattcaaattcattgaatgttttatattattgatAAAGGGCATCTCTGTCTTGGTTTGCTTTATATTGCTgagataaagcctgacatcctgCTTGGagtcttctcctctctctctctctcacacacacacacacacacacacacacgcacagctgCACTTCGGCAGTTGGGGGTATCATGCCCTTGAGCTCCTCTATAAGAGATGGGGATGGAAAGTCATATTCCTCTCTACTGGCTTGTCTTGGAACTTAAGTCCTGTCTCAACAATATCAACTCCAAACATATttgcccaatcccaaagtgagccctgaggactaaggactaaagactcacagacttaattgatctcaggtgctaagtgagtgagtgtgtaaggCCAAATGGGCTCAAataggtataaatgggattgggacagcacttcacacgagatcacatgttaccttggcgacgtttaataaaaaagatgttgctgacacttaccggtttgggaattttcattttaagtttgttgctttccacacggccaaggcacaggagacggctgcgtgattccacattatttcaagctcttgttttacaagctggaaaacagaggcctgtactacgaagcaggatttggcgttaacgagctaatttaaggctcaacccaggattttctgtactacgaaggtggatcagttgttatcgggttcaatcgtcgtggtaactcatgctgaacacctaacctggtcgggagcaggttaagttggagatcagagatcaaccggtgtaaaagcaccgcctactgaccaatcaataggtcgattgataacggcgtcaccgttcttatagaagatcaagtggagctcggtgcagagagagagagagagagagagagagagagagggggggagagagaggggggggagagagagagagagagagagagaggggtgcgctcaaaagttaaaacattgagagaccaacaaccccgttaacatgggtatttttatgaaatatagcctatatattttaatgggagggaattacatatg
This window of the Perca flavescens isolate YP-PL-M2 chromosome 6, PFLA_1.0, whole genome shotgun sequence genome carries:
- the LOC114556586 gene encoding urokinase plasminogen activator surface receptor-like, producing the protein MHLLTLIFGIVLLPKAHTLQCYECIPGISGICTDTKKECPLPGQRCGAIKVTSYAGGSKILDANSKSCALAEECVEASVNFGIANTVITSKCCTSDLCNNQPAPDPSKSNPNGKMCFSCDGQQCTNTLNCEGNEDYCISTTVNAGGQTLTMKGCASKTICSTQTTQTAGALGTDINCCQGNFCNSASSTSAGLLLLVAPLVSLVMLS